In Micromonospora sp. WMMA1363, a genomic segment contains:
- a CDS encoding ISAs1 family transposase gives MLINAVQDQPDEQTRPVLLGRNRQESLVAALSEVSDPRDARGIRHRLPTVVGLALAAVLAGNTSVYAIGQWIAGCSQKTLKVFGARVAPATGRYVGPDEKTVRGLCARLDGDVLDAVMGRWLQRRALAAQRAKARTGVRPPRGRKARRRAKAAGQRRWRASTRGRHRPRLIQVAVDGKTSRGAKSAGNPAPHLLAALSCVGVVLAQRQVDGKSNEITAFVPLLTPLELAGQVVTADAMQTQRKHARWLRQVKDAHFIFPVLDNQPTLFDRLDALDWAGVPVTAWSVDDDRGRHERRTIQVIPAPPEVNFPHVAQVFLIERTVTVKGKTSYQAMLYVTSLTAEQADPADLLAYVRQHWGIEVLHWVRDVTLGEDASRVRTGNTPRVMATLRNVVVSLLRIHDTTNIAAALRYNARTNRRILKLLDLLPA, from the coding sequence TTGCTGATCAACGCTGTCCAAGACCAGCCGGACGAGCAGACACGACCGGTCCTGTTGGGCCGTAACAGGCAGGAAAGCCTGGTCGCGGCGCTGTCGGAGGTTTCTGATCCGCGGGACGCGCGAGGGATCCGGCATCGGTTGCCGACGGTGGTCGGGTTGGCCCTGGCGGCGGTGCTGGCCGGCAATACGTCGGTGTACGCGATCGGGCAGTGGATCGCCGGGTGTTCACAGAAGACCCTGAAGGTGTTCGGCGCCCGGGTGGCTCCGGCGACCGGCCGGTATGTCGGTCCGGATGAGAAGACGGTGCGCGGGTTGTGCGCCCGGCTCGACGGTGACGTGCTGGACGCGGTGATGGGTCGGTGGCTGCAGCGGCGTGCCCTGGCGGCGCAGCGGGCGAAGGCGCGGACCGGGGTACGGCCCCCGCGAGGTCGTAAGGCCCGTCGCCGGGCCAAGGCCGCTGGCCAGCGCCGCTGGCGGGCCAGTACACGCGGTCGGCACCGGCCGCGGCTGATCCAGGTCGCGGTGGACGGCAAGACCAGCCGCGGTGCGAAGAGCGCCGGCAACCCGGCGCCGCACCTGCTCGCCGCGTTGTCATGCGTGGGGGTGGTACTCGCCCAGCGCCAGGTCGACGGCAAAAGCAATGAGATCACCGCGTTCGTACCGCTGTTGACGCCCCTCGAGCTGGCCGGCCAGGTGGTGACGGCCGACGCGATGCAGACGCAGCGTAAGCATGCCCGATGGCTGCGCCAGGTCAAGGACGCGCACTTCATCTTCCCGGTGCTGGACAACCAGCCCACCCTGTTCGACCGGCTCGACGCTCTGGACTGGGCCGGGGTGCCGGTCACCGCGTGGAGCGTGGACGACGACCGGGGCCGGCACGAGCGACGCACCATCCAGGTCATACCCGCTCCGCCCGAGGTGAACTTCCCGCACGTCGCGCAGGTGTTCCTGATCGAACGGACCGTCACCGTCAAAGGCAAGACCAGCTACCAGGCGATGCTGTATGTCACCAGCCTCACCGCCGAGCAGGCCGACCCCGCTGACCTGCTCGCGTACGTGCGCCAACACTGGGGAATCGAGGTTCTGCACTGGGTGAGGGATGTGACCCTCGGCGAGGACGCCTCCCGGGTCCGGACCGGTAACACGCCACGCGTCATGGCAACCCTACGAAACGTAGTGGTCAGCCTGCTCAGAATCCACGACACCACCAACATCGCCGCCGCGCTGCGATACAACGCCCGCACGAACCGCCGGATCCTCAAACTCCTGGACCTTCTACCAGCCTAA
- a CDS encoding ISKra4 family transposase produces the protein MVDFLSGEHAAGMTHAELEERLHTDGMRLLCQLLQDSLDLRASREERLDEVTDADSHLRGWAERGRQRTLATRFGEVVVTRIAYRARARADLNPADAVLNLPVEKHSHGLRRLAAAEAARGSFTDAAAAIERATTVRIGKRQVEALAAAAAIDVDAFYTAHAPDWSADDDVLALSFDAKGVVMRPDGLRAGTAKAAVSQKLAGRRSKGEKRNRKRMCEVAAVFDVTGKPRTIADILPEDPEAAQTATPAPVTSGKWLHASVTDDAAAVIAAGFAEADRRDPDHARTWIALVDGNTHQIDRIHAEAKTRKITLPVVVDFIHVIEYLWKATWCFHPEGDPNAERWVRAQARQVLAGRAGIVAAAIRRKATYHGLDPGKRKPADVAAAYLLAKKPYLDYPTALANGWPIATGVIEGACRHLVKDRMDVTGARWGLDGAEAILKLRTLISNGDFDQYWTWHLAQEQQRIHNSRYLGGAIPQ, from the coding sequence ATGGTGGACTTCCTGTCCGGTGAGCATGCGGCGGGGATGACTCACGCCGAACTGGAGGAGCGGCTGCATACCGATGGCATGCGGTTGCTGTGTCAGTTGTTGCAGGACAGTCTGGATCTTCGTGCCAGTCGGGAGGAACGGCTCGACGAGGTGACCGACGCCGATAGCCATCTGCGGGGGTGGGCCGAGCGGGGGCGGCAGCGGACGCTGGCCACCCGGTTCGGTGAGGTGGTGGTGACGCGTATCGCCTACCGGGCGCGGGCGCGGGCCGATCTGAACCCGGCGGACGCGGTGTTGAACCTGCCCGTGGAGAAGCACTCGCATGGACTGCGCCGGTTGGCCGCGGCCGAGGCGGCCCGCGGCTCGTTCACCGACGCGGCGGCCGCGATTGAGCGGGCCACCACGGTGCGTATCGGGAAACGGCAGGTCGAGGCGTTGGCCGCCGCAGCGGCGATAGATGTGGATGCCTTCTACACCGCCCACGCCCCGGACTGGTCGGCCGATGATGATGTGCTGGCGTTGTCCTTCGACGCCAAAGGGGTGGTGATGCGCCCCGACGGGCTCCGCGCGGGCACCGCCAAGGCCGCGGTCAGCCAGAAACTGGCCGGCCGCCGGTCCAAGGGCGAGAAACGCAACCGCAAGCGGATGTGCGAGGTCGCCGCGGTCTTCGACGTGACCGGCAAGCCGCGCACCATCGCCGACATCCTGCCCGAGGACCCCGAAGCGGCCCAAACTGCTACCCCGGCGCCGGTCACCTCCGGCAAGTGGCTGCACGCCAGCGTGACCGACGACGCCGCGGCGGTGATCGCCGCCGGGTTCGCCGAGGCCGACCGCCGCGACCCCGACCACGCTCGGACCTGGATCGCCCTGGTCGACGGCAACACCCACCAGATCGACCGGATCCACGCCGAGGCCAAAACCCGCAAGATCACCTTGCCGGTTGTTGTGGACTTCATCCACGTCATCGAGTACCTCTGGAAGGCCACCTGGTGTTTCCACCCGGAGGGCGACCCGAACGCCGAACGGTGGGTCCGCGCCCAGGCCCGGCAGGTGTTGGCCGGACGGGCCGGCATAGTCGCCGCAGCCATCCGACGCAAGGCCACCTACCACGGCCTGGACCCCGGCAAACGCAAACCCGCCGATGTCGCCGCCGCCTACCTGCTGGCCAAAAAACCGTACCTGGACTACCCGACCGCGCTGGCCAACGGGTGGCCGATCGCCACCGGGGTGATCGAAGGCGCCTGCCGCCACCTGGTCAAAGATCGTATGGACGTCACCGGCGCTCGCTGGGGCCTCGACGGCGCCGAAGCAATCCTCAAACTCCGCACCCTGATCAGCAACGGCGACTTCGACCAGTACTGGACCTGGCACCTGGCCCAGGAACAACAACGCATCCACAACAGCCGCTACCTCGGCGGTGCCATCCCACAATAG
- a CDS encoding CPBP family intramembrane glutamic endopeptidase — MRTMSTAHHATDSDQSPEGRGLVGRITRLPMVWMLAGIAGIGLIQGLTTTRPGLLPLIGAATAVAAYWAIMRFVARRRTPEIARRSAGRETLLGGALGLGFVLVSTLVITMFGGYSFSWAGRDVLPVALSAATVMACVAVAEELMFRGIALQALEQLWSGRVALVLTALFFGGAHLFNPGASMWSALAITAEAGVLLGAAFLWRRSIWFVTGLHFAWNTTQQLLGIPVSGRAANGLLTADVTGPDLLTGGTFGLDASIVSVVIGLLLAAPMLVLAHRRGALTSPRRAHT, encoded by the coding sequence ATGCGCACGATGTCAACCGCACACCACGCCACAGACAGTGACCAGTCTCCGGAAGGACGGGGCCTGGTCGGCCGGATCACCCGCCTTCCCATGGTCTGGATGCTGGCCGGTATCGCCGGTATCGGCTTGATCCAGGGCCTGACCACGACCAGACCTGGCCTGCTGCCCCTGATCGGTGCGGCCACCGCGGTGGCCGCGTACTGGGCGATCATGCGCTTCGTCGCGCGGCGGCGCACCCCGGAGATCGCTCGGCGCTCGGCAGGGCGGGAAACCCTGCTCGGCGGCGCGCTCGGCTTGGGGTTCGTGCTCGTCTCGACCCTCGTCATCACGATGTTCGGCGGCTACTCGTTCTCGTGGGCAGGCCGTGACGTTCTGCCGGTCGCGCTGTCCGCGGCCACAGTGATGGCCTGTGTGGCGGTCGCGGAGGAGCTGATGTTCCGCGGTATTGCCCTGCAGGCCCTCGAGCAACTGTGGAGCGGTCGCGTCGCGCTCGTGCTCACCGCGCTGTTCTTCGGCGGCGCGCACCTGTTCAACCCGGGGGCCAGCATGTGGAGTGCCCTGGCGATCACCGCCGAGGCGGGTGTCCTGCTCGGCGCCGCGTTCCTGTGGCGGCGCAGCATCTGGTTCGTGACCGGTCTGCACTTCGCCTGGAACACCACCCAGCAACTGCTCGGCATCCCGGTCTCCGGCCGCGCCGCCAACGGCCTGCTCACCGCCGACGTCACCGGCCCGGACCTGCTCACCGGCGGCACCTTCGGCCTGGACGCGTCGATCGTCTCCGTCGTCATCGGTCTGCTACTGGCCGCGCCTATGCTCGTACTCGCCCACCGACGCGGTGCGCTGACATCTCCCCGCAGGGCGCACACCTGA
- a CDS encoding ISL3 family transposase, with protein sequence MFSGLSPLVIEDVTDEGERIVVRARTPRDTAVCPRCGASSGRVHGYHWRTVADVPVDGRRVVVRVRVRRLVCPTRGCRHTFREQVPGVLERYQRRTARLNRQVKAVVKELAGRAGSRLLAILAMGLSRHTALRALLCIPLPNERTPRVIGVDDFALRRRHRYATVVIDAETHERIDVLPDRTADTLEAWLRAHPGVEVVCRDGSATYAEAIRRALPDAVQVADRWHLWHNLCEAALSEVKAHSTCWAPVLDAPIYDGPRARTTQQRWHQVHDLLDQGVGLLECARRLQLALNTVKRYARADRPERMLRVPKYRASLVDPYREHLRKRRAEDPSVGVKHLFDEIKTLGFTGCLNLLHKYINQGRADADRSHISPRRLARMILTRPDNLKPERRDLLARLTAACPEMTQLAAAVGRFAELLTPQPANTDRLSHWILQVRTVDLPHLHAFTRGLERDRDAVNAALTLPYSNGPTEGVNTKTKRIARQMHGRAGFTLLRHRILLG encoded by the coding sequence GTGTTCTCGGGGCTGTCCCCGCTGGTCATCGAGGACGTGACCGACGAGGGTGAGCGGATCGTGGTGCGGGCCCGGACGCCGCGTGACACTGCGGTCTGCCCGAGGTGCGGGGCCTCGTCCGGACGGGTGCACGGCTATCACTGGCGGACGGTCGCCGACGTTCCGGTCGACGGGCGCCGGGTGGTGGTCCGTGTGCGGGTGCGGCGTCTGGTGTGCCCCACGCGCGGCTGCCGCCACACCTTCCGTGAACAGGTTCCCGGGGTGCTGGAGCGATACCAGCGCCGCACAGCCCGTTTGAACAGGCAGGTCAAAGCCGTCGTCAAGGAGTTAGCGGGCCGGGCAGGGTCGCGTCTGCTGGCGATACTCGCCATGGGCCTGTCCCGTCACACGGCCCTACGCGCCCTGCTGTGCATCCCGCTGCCCAATGAGCGGACGCCTCGGGTGATCGGCGTTGACGATTTCGCTCTACGCCGGCGGCACCGCTACGCCACCGTGGTGATCGACGCCGAGACCCATGAGCGGATCGACGTGCTACCCGACCGCACCGCCGACACCCTCGAAGCGTGGTTACGCGCACATCCCGGCGTCGAGGTCGTATGCCGCGACGGCTCGGCGACCTACGCCGAGGCCATTCGCCGCGCCCTGCCCGACGCGGTGCAGGTCGCAGACCGGTGGCACCTGTGGCACAACCTCTGTGAAGCCGCCCTCAGCGAGGTGAAGGCGCACAGTACCTGCTGGGCCCCCGTCCTGGACGCACCCATCTACGACGGCCCCCGCGCGCGGACGACCCAGCAACGCTGGCACCAGGTCCATGACCTGCTCGACCAAGGCGTGGGCCTGCTGGAGTGCGCCCGCCGTCTGCAGTTGGCCCTGAACACCGTCAAGCGCTACGCGCGAGCCGACCGGCCCGAGCGGATGCTCCGCGTCCCCAAATACCGTGCCAGCCTCGTCGACCCCTACCGCGAACACCTACGCAAACGTCGAGCCGAGGACCCCAGCGTCGGCGTCAAGCACCTCTTCGACGAGATCAAGACCCTCGGCTTCACCGGCTGCCTCAACCTCCTGCACAAGTACATCAACCAAGGCCGCGCGGACGCCGACCGCAGCCACATCTCCCCACGCCGCCTCGCCCGGATGATCCTCACCAGACCCGACAACCTCAAACCCGAGCGCCGAGATCTACTGGCACGGCTCACCGCAGCCTGCCCAGAGATGACCCAACTCGCCGCCGCTGTCGGACGCTTCGCCGAGCTCCTGACGCCTCAACCCGCAAACACCGACCGGCTCTCGCACTGGATCCTGCAGGTTCGCACGGTCGATCTACCTCATCTGCACGCCTTCACCCGAGGCCTGGAACGCGACCGCGACGCCGTGAACGCCGCGCTCACGCTCCCCTACAGCAACGGCCCCACCGAAGGCGTCAACACCAAGACCAAACGAATCGCACGTCAAATGCACGGACGAGCAGGCTTCACCCTGCTCCGCCACCGCATCCTCCTCGGATAA
- the ltrA gene encoding group II intron reverse transcriptase/maturase, with translation MSQSGLTGKSHDIPKRLVWAAWLKVKGNGGAAGADGVTIEQFEERLTDNLYRLWNRMSSGSYFPGPVRAVEIPKKGGTRILGIPNVVDRVAQTAAVLVLEPEVEKVFHDDSYGYRPGRSPVDAVRVCRQRCFKKDWVVDLDVKAFFDSVPWELMLKAVARHAAQPWVMLYVQRWLKAPMLMPDGTLACRTKGTPQGGPISPLIANIFLHYGFDTWMSREFPGVGFERFADDVVVHCVTERQAHQMRQAIDRRFADIGLQVHPDKTRIVYCKDDRRRLDYGQVTFTFCGYAFRPRKTFVRGKSRTGFLPAVAPGKLADMSRKVASWRLHRRTTENLADLAEEINPALRGWLNYFTVFYPSAVNPIGKRVDRHLMRWGKWKYKRLKRSDDRARAWLMGVRQRTPNLFAHWTLRYTT, from the coding sequence GTGAGTCAGTCAGGGTTGACAGGTAAGTCGCACGACATCCCCAAGCGGCTGGTCTGGGCCGCGTGGTTGAAGGTGAAGGGTAACGGCGGAGCGGCCGGGGCCGACGGCGTGACGATCGAACAGTTCGAGGAGCGGTTGACTGACAACCTCTACCGGCTGTGGAACCGCATGTCGTCGGGCAGCTACTTTCCCGGCCCGGTCCGGGCGGTGGAGATCCCCAAGAAGGGTGGAACCAGGATTCTGGGCATACCCAACGTGGTCGACCGGGTGGCGCAGACGGCGGCGGTGCTGGTGCTGGAGCCGGAGGTGGAGAAGGTGTTCCACGACGACTCCTACGGCTATCGTCCCGGACGGTCCCCGGTGGATGCGGTGCGGGTGTGCCGGCAGCGGTGTTTCAAGAAGGACTGGGTCGTCGACCTGGACGTCAAAGCCTTCTTCGATTCGGTGCCGTGGGAGCTGATGCTCAAGGCGGTGGCACGACACGCGGCCCAGCCGTGGGTCATGCTGTATGTGCAGCGCTGGTTGAAGGCGCCGATGCTGATGCCCGACGGAACCTTGGCCTGCCGGACGAAGGGGACACCGCAGGGTGGCCCGATCTCCCCGTTGATCGCCAACATCTTCCTGCACTACGGCTTCGACACCTGGATGTCCCGGGAGTTTCCCGGGGTCGGGTTCGAGCGGTTCGCAGACGATGTGGTGGTCCACTGCGTGACCGAACGTCAGGCGCACCAGATGCGGCAGGCGATCGATCGCCGGTTCGCGGACATCGGGTTGCAGGTGCATCCCGACAAGACGCGCATCGTGTACTGCAAGGACGACCGGCGTCGCCTGGACTACGGCCAGGTGACGTTCACGTTCTGCGGATACGCGTTTCGTCCCCGCAAGACCTTCGTCCGGGGGAAGTCCCGAACGGGGTTCCTGCCAGCGGTGGCTCCGGGGAAGCTGGCCGACATGAGCCGCAAGGTCGCGTCCTGGCGGCTACATCGGCGCACGACCGAAAACCTGGCCGACCTCGCGGAAGAGATCAACCCGGCCCTACGGGGCTGGTTGAACTACTTCACCGTGTTCTACCCGAGCGCGGTGAACCCGATCGGCAAGCGTGTCGACCGCCATCTGATGCGCTGGGGGAAGTGGAAGTACAAGCGACTCAAACGCAGTGACGACCGGGCGCGGGCATGGTTGATGGGAGTCCGACAACGGACACCGAACCTATTCGCTCACTGGACACTGCGGTACACGACCTGA